CCTCAACCTGCCGATGATCATCGAAGGGGCCACGCCCATGCTGGGCGGCCGCCCCCGGACGAGCATCGACATGCTGCTGGTACGCGTGGAGACCGACGACGGGCTCACCGGCTGGGGCGAGGCGTTCGGCCACCGCATCTTCCCGGCTACCCGGGCCGCCATCGACACCTTGCTGGGCCCGATGTGCGTGGGCCGCGATCCGGCCCAGATCCTGGCAGTCAACGACGAGCTGCAGCGGGCCCTGCACGGGGTGGGGCGGAACGGCGCGGCGATCTACGCGCTGTCGGGGATCGACATCGCGCTCTGGGACCTCGCCGGCAAGGCCGCGGGCCTGCCGCTCTACCGCCTGCTCGGGGGTAGCCCGCGCGCCGACCTGCCCGCCTATGCCAGCCTCCTGCGCTACGGCAGCGCCGAGGCCGTGGCCCAGCACACCGATCAGGCGCTGGCCCGCGGCTACCGCCACATCAAGATCCACGAGATCACCGTGCCCGAGATCAAGGCCGCGCGCGATGCCGCGGGCCCGGGCGTTCCGCTGATGGTCGACACCAACTGTCCGTGGACGGTGGCCGAGGCGGTGGAGATGGCGCGACGGCTGGCTCCTCTCGACGTCGACTGGCTGGAAGAGCC
Above is a genomic segment from Candidatus Methylomirabilota bacterium containing:
- a CDS encoding mandelate racemase/muconate lactonizing enzyme family protein, which produces MKITRVDTVVLNLPMIIEGATPMLGGRPRTSIDMLLVRVETDDGLTGWGEAFGHRIFPATRAAIDTLLGPMCVGRDPAQILAVNDELQRALHGVGRNGAAIYALSGIDIALWDLAGKAAGLPLYRLLGGSPRADLPAYASLLRYGSAEAVAQHTDQALARGYRHIKIHEITVPEIKAARDAAGPGVPLMVDTNCPWTVAEAVEMARRLAPLDVDWLEEPVWPPENLAGLAEVRARGGLATAAGENYGTVWEFRRAFEAGA